Proteins encoded by one window of Vitis vinifera cultivar Pinot Noir 40024 chromosome 10, ASM3070453v1:
- the LOC100262464 gene encoding pentatricopeptide repeat-containing protein At3g14730, translated as MNKRTCFFGILIKKSPLFFNFSSISTAIQSFQQPYNLTTCIASLQASAHHKNLSKGKEIHSYMLINGFLNSPLSITSLINMYSKCNQMNFALSIFSDPTHEINVFAFNAIISGFITNGFPEEGFEFYQKMRNEGVIPDKFTFPCAIKACLDVLEIKKIHGLLFKFGLELDVFIGSALVNCYLKFGLMEHAQVAFEELPIRDVVLWNAMVNGYAQIGQFEMVLETFRRMNDESVVPSRFTVTGVLSVFAVMGDLNNGRIIHGFAMKMGYDSGVAVSNSLIDMYGKCKCIEDALEIFEMMREKDIFSWNSIVSVHEQCGDHDGTLRLLDRMLGAGIQPDLVTVTTVLPACSHLAALMHGREIHGYMIVSGLGKDGKDIDDVLLKNAVIDMYAKCGSMRDAHLVFERMSNKDVASWNIMIMGYGMHGYGNEALEMFSRMCEVQLKPDEVTFVGVLSACSHAGFVSQGRNFLVQMKSKYDVAPTIEHYTCVIDMLGRAGQLDEAYELALTMPIEANPVVWRALLAACRLHKHAVLAEVAAQRVFELEPEHCGSYVLMSNVYGAVGRYEEVLEVRHTMRQQNVRKTPGCSWIELKNGVHVFVSADRAHPEAHSIYAGLNSLTARLREHGYVPDV; from the coding sequence ATGAACAAAAGAACGTGCTTCTTTGGAATTCTAATCAAGAAGTCTCCTTTGTTTTTCAACTTCTCTTCCATATCCACCGCAATTCAATCTTTCCAACAACCCTACAATCTCACCACATGCATTGCTTCATTGCAAGCCTCTGCCCACCACAAGAACCTTTCCAAAGGCAAAGAAATCCACTCATATATGCTTATCAATGGCTTCCTCAACTCCCCGCTTTCTATCACAAGCCTTATCAACATGTACTCCAAGTGTAATCAAATGAACTTTGCTTTGTCAATCTTCAGCGACCCCACCCATGAAATAAATGTGTTTGCTTTTAATGCAATCATATCTGGGTTCATCACCAATGGTTTTCCCGAAGAGGGGTTTGAATTCTATCAAAAGATGCGGAATGAGGGTGTTATTCCAGATAAGTTCACCTTCCCATGTGCAATCAAAGCTTGCCTTGATGTTTTGGAGATTAAAAAGATTCATGGGTTGTTGTTTAAATTTGGATTGGAATTGGATGTCTTCATTGGTAGTGCTTTGGTAAATTGTTATTTGAAATTTGGTCTGATGGAGCATGCACAAGTAGCATTCGAGGAATTGCCAATAAGAGATGTTGTGCTATGGAATGCTATGGTTAATGGGTATGCACAGATTGGTCAGTTTGAGATGGTGTTGGAGACTTTTAGGAGGATGAATGATGAGAGTGTTGTTCCAAGTAGATTTACTGTTACTGGGGTCTTATCAGTTTTTGCTGTGATGGGAGATTTGAATAATGGCAGAATAATTCATGGGTTTGCCATGAAAATGGGGTATGATTCAGGTGTTGCTGTTTCAAACTCATTGATTGATATGTATGGGAAATGCAAGTGCATTGAAGATGCATTGGAGATTTTTGAGATGATGAGAGAGAAGGATATATTCTCATGGAACTCAATTGTATCTGTTCATGAACAGTGTGGTGATCATGATGGTACTCTAAGGCTTCTTGATAGGATGCTGGGTGCAGGGATTCAGCCTGATTTGGTCACAGTCACAACTGTCCTTCCAGCTTGCTCTCATTTAGCAGCATTGATGCATGGTAGAGAGATCCATGGGTACATGATTGTTAGTGGGTTGGGGAAGGATGGTAAAgatattgatgatgttttaCTGAAGAATGCTGTTATTGACATGTATGCAAAATGTGGGAGTATGAGGGATGCTCACTTGGTTTTTGAAAGGATGAGCAATAAGGATGTGGCTTCATGGAACATTATGATTATGGGTTATGGCATGCATGGATATGGTAACGAGGCATTAGAAATGTTTTCTCGCATGTGTGAGGTACAACTTAAACCCGATGAAGTTACTTTTGTTGGAGTTCTGTCAGCTTGTAGCCATGCAGGCTTTGTGAGCCAAGGCCGTAACTTCTTGGTGCAAATGAAGTCAAAGTATGATGTTGCTCCAACCATTGAGCACTATACATGTGTGATTGACATGCTTGGTCGGGCTGGGCAGCTTGATGAGGCTTATGAGTTGGCATTGACAATGCCAATTGAGGCAAACCCTGTGGTATGGAGGGCTTTGCTAGCAGCATGTCGGCTCCACAAACATGCTGTTCTGGCCGAGGTTGCTGCTCAACGTGTATTTGAGCTTGAACCTGAGCATTGTGGAAGTTATGTATTAATGTCAAATGTTTATGGAGCTGTTGGCCGATATGAAGAGGTGTTAGAAGTGAGGCATACAATGAGGCAACAAAATGTGAGGAAGACACCAGGATGTAGCTGGATTGAGCTCAAAAATGGTGTGCATGTTTTTGTTTCGGCTGATCGAGCCCATCCAGAAGCCCACTCCATATATGCTGGATTAAACTCATTGACTGCTCGTCTGCGTGAGCATGGATACGTACCAGATGTCTAG